In Nonomuraea muscovyensis, one genomic interval encodes:
- a CDS encoding bifunctional 3-phenylpropionate/cinnamic acid dioxygenase ferredoxin subunit gives MIPACPLVSLPRGEALRLDVDPPIAVFHTDDGEIYAIDDTCTHQDASLADGWLEGCEIECPLHASRFDLRTGEVDAPPAKRPVRTHRVVVEDDVVYVVPSDAPPNLPPGLTLKGRP, from the coding sequence ATGATCCCAGCGTGCCCTCTCGTGTCACTGCCGCGAGGCGAGGCCCTCCGTCTCGACGTCGATCCGCCCATCGCCGTCTTCCACACCGACGACGGCGAGATCTACGCCATCGACGACACCTGCACCCACCAGGACGCCTCCCTGGCCGACGGATGGCTGGAGGGCTGCGAGATCGAGTGCCCGCTGCACGCCTCCCGGTTCGACCTGCGCACCGGGGAGGTGGACGCGCCGCCCGCCAAGCGGCCCGTCCGCACGCACCGGGTCGTCGTCGAGGACGACGTGGTCTACGTCGTCCCGTCGGACGCCCCGCCCAACCTGCCTCCCGGCCTCACCCTGAAGGGACGGCCGTGA
- a CDS encoding MBL fold metallo-hydrolase gives MRVERLVTSGTFSLDGGTWEVDNNVWLLGDDDEVLVIDAAHDAEAIERAVAGRAVRAIVSTHAHDDHVNAAPGLAARTGAPVLLHPDDDVLWKLAHPSATPDGELANGQVLRVGGTAVHVLHTPGHAPGAVCLYVPELGVLFSGDTLFQGGPGATGRSHSDFPTIIASISRTLLTLPAETVVHTGHGDDTGIGAEAPHLEDWIRRGH, from the coding sequence ATGCGGGTGGAACGGCTGGTCACCTCGGGGACGTTCAGCCTGGACGGCGGGACGTGGGAGGTCGACAACAACGTCTGGCTGCTGGGCGACGACGACGAGGTGCTCGTCATCGACGCCGCGCACGACGCCGAGGCGATCGAGCGGGCGGTGGCCGGGCGCGCGGTGCGGGCGATCGTCAGCACGCACGCCCACGACGACCACGTGAACGCCGCGCCCGGCCTGGCCGCCCGCACGGGCGCGCCCGTGCTGCTGCACCCGGACGACGACGTGCTGTGGAAGCTCGCGCACCCCTCCGCCACCCCGGACGGGGAGCTGGCGAACGGCCAGGTCCTGCGGGTCGGCGGCACGGCCGTGCACGTGCTGCACACCCCGGGCCACGCGCCGGGCGCCGTCTGCCTGTATGTGCCCGAGCTGGGCGTGCTCTTCTCGGGTGACACCCTCTTCCAGGGCGGGCCGGGCGCGACGGGCCGGTCCCACAGCGACTTCCCCACGATCATCGCGTCGATCAGCCGCACCCTGCTCACGCTGCCCGCCGAGACGGTGGTGCACACCGGGCACGGCGACGACACCGGCATCGGAGCCGAGGCTCCGCACCTAGAGGACTGGATCCGCCGCGGACACTGA
- a CDS encoding NAD(P)/FAD-dependent oxidoreductase codes for MNTVCVVGASLAGLLTARALRGQGHEGRIVVVGEEPHRPYDRPPLSKDFLKGAIGEADLALEGEGGEPGIEWRLGVAATGLDAPARRITLSDGGTLTADGIVIATGAAARRLPGTGGLAGVHSLRTLDDARALRADLRAARRVVVIGGGFIGAEVAATARELGLDVTLVESGPAPLAGVIGPAMAGVLAGLHERRGVRLITGAYVTEVTGTGRADGVRLADGTHLPADVVVAGIGATPCTGWLAGSGVELGRDVGGGVLCDEGGGTGVPGIVAVGDCAAWYDPALGRHHRIEHWTGARQRATVAAATLLSGGTARPEPARPPYFWSDQYDVKIQFIGHPGEADTVTVEEGDPATHSFLAVFRQGERPVAVLGVNQVRLFTRWRRHMETAPVHTG; via the coding sequence GTGAACACTGTCTGCGTGGTCGGCGCCTCCCTGGCCGGCCTGCTCACCGCGCGCGCCCTGCGCGGCCAGGGCCACGAGGGGCGCATCGTCGTCGTCGGCGAGGAACCGCACCGGCCCTACGACCGGCCGCCCCTGTCCAAGGACTTCCTCAAGGGCGCGATCGGCGAGGCCGACCTGGCGCTGGAGGGCGAGGGCGGGGAACCGGGCATCGAGTGGCGCCTCGGCGTCGCCGCCACCGGGCTCGACGCGCCCGCCCGCCGGATCACGCTGAGCGACGGCGGGACGCTGACGGCCGACGGCATCGTGATCGCCACCGGCGCCGCCGCCCGCAGGCTGCCCGGCACCGGCGGGCTGGCCGGCGTCCACTCCCTGCGCACCCTCGACGACGCCCGCGCGCTGCGCGCCGACCTGCGCGCCGCGCGCAGGGTCGTCGTCATCGGCGGCGGCTTCATCGGCGCCGAGGTCGCCGCCACCGCCCGAGAGCTGGGCCTCGACGTCACGCTCGTCGAGTCGGGGCCGGCGCCGCTGGCGGGCGTCATCGGCCCCGCGATGGCCGGCGTCCTGGCGGGTCTGCACGAGCGGCGCGGCGTCCGGCTGATCACCGGCGCGTACGTGACCGAGGTGACCGGCACCGGCCGGGCCGACGGCGTACGGCTGGCGGACGGCACCCACCTGCCCGCGGACGTCGTCGTCGCCGGCATCGGGGCGACCCCCTGCACCGGCTGGCTGGCCGGCAGCGGAGTCGAGCTGGGTCGCGACGTGGGCGGCGGCGTGCTGTGCGACGAGGGCGGCGGCACCGGCGTCCCCGGGATCGTCGCCGTCGGCGACTGCGCCGCCTGGTACGACCCGGCGCTCGGCCGCCACCACCGGATCGAACACTGGACCGGCGCCCGCCAGCGGGCCACGGTGGCCGCGGCGACGCTGCTGTCCGGCGGCACCGCCCGCCCGGAGCCGGCGCGCCCGCCGTACTTCTGGTCCGACCAGTACGACGTGAAGATCCAGTTCATCGGGCACCCGGGTGAGGCCGACACGGTGACCGTGGAGGAGGGCGACCCCGCGACCCACAGCTTCCTGGCCGTCTTCCGGCAGGGTGAGCGGCCCGTCGCGGTGCTGGGTGTGAACCAGGTCCGGCTGTTCACCCGCTGGCGCCGCCACATGGAGACCGCGCCGGTCCACACCGGCTGA
- a CDS encoding FdhF/YdeP family oxidoreductase, with protein MVTGDDEDARLRVSGPKDWAGGLPAVGNAMRIAQREMGVARTTRTLLRVNQKDGFDCPGCAWPEGTHRSPAEFCENGAKAVAEEATTRRVTPEFFAAHPVDDLAVRTDHWLGGQGRLTEPMHKPAGSDHYVPVSWEAAFEIVARELRALGGPDEAVFYTSGRTSNEAAFAYQLLVRRLGTNNLPDCSNMCHESSGSALTETLGIGKGTVSLDDLHRAELILVVGQNPGTNHPRMLTALEKAKRGGARIIAVNPLPEAGLLRFKNPQRPSGLGRGTALADRFLQIRLNGDLALFQALSSLLLDSPDRAFVEQHTHGFEAWAEHIRGLDWDRVLAATGLTRAEVEETAADVRAAGSVVVCWAMGLTQHRNSVATIREVVNFLLLRGNVGRPGAGVCPVRGHSNVQGDRTMGIYEKPSAAFLDALGEEFGFEPPRRHGLDTVEAIRAMRDGGVKVFFGMGGNFVRATPDSAVTEAALRRTRLTVQVSTKLNRSHAVCGEEALILPTLGRTERDPGGYVTVEDSMGLVHASRGRLKPASPHLLPEVAIVCRLARAVFGDDPHVPWAEFEHDYGAIRDRIERVIPGFEDFNARAPGGFALPNAPRDERRFPTATGRANFTVNELEVLSVPPGRLLLQTVRSHDQYNTTVYGLDDRYRGVKAGRRVVFVHPDDLAERGLADGEVVDLVSEWPDGERTAEGFRVISYPTARGCCAAYFPETNVLVPLDSVAETSNTPTSKSVVIRLVRADPRTPGGG; from the coding sequence ATCGTGACGGGCGACGACGAGGACGCGCGGCTGCGGGTCAGCGGGCCGAAGGACTGGGCGGGCGGGCTGCCCGCGGTGGGCAACGCGATGCGGATCGCCCAGCGCGAGATGGGCGTCGCCCGCACCACCCGCACGCTGCTGCGGGTCAACCAGAAGGACGGCTTCGACTGCCCCGGCTGCGCCTGGCCGGAGGGCACGCACCGCAGCCCCGCCGAGTTCTGCGAGAACGGCGCGAAGGCCGTCGCCGAGGAGGCCACGACCCGCCGGGTGACGCCGGAGTTCTTCGCCGCGCACCCGGTGGACGACCTGGCCGTGCGGACCGACCACTGGCTCGGCGGGCAGGGCCGGCTCACCGAGCCGATGCACAAGCCGGCCGGGTCCGACCACTACGTGCCGGTGAGCTGGGAGGCGGCGTTCGAGATCGTCGCCAGGGAGCTGCGCGCGCTCGGCGGCCCCGACGAGGCCGTGTTCTACACCTCCGGTCGCACCTCCAACGAGGCGGCCTTCGCCTACCAGCTCCTCGTGCGCCGGCTGGGCACCAACAACCTGCCCGACTGCTCCAACATGTGCCACGAGTCCAGCGGTTCGGCGCTCACCGAGACGCTGGGCATCGGCAAGGGCACGGTGTCGCTGGACGACCTGCACCGCGCCGAGCTGATCCTCGTGGTGGGCCAGAACCCCGGCACCAACCACCCCCGCATGCTCACCGCCCTGGAGAAGGCCAAGCGCGGCGGGGCGCGGATCATCGCCGTCAACCCGCTGCCCGAAGCGGGCCTGCTGCGCTTCAAGAACCCGCAGCGCCCCTCCGGGCTGGGGCGCGGCACGGCGCTCGCCGACAGGTTCCTGCAGATCAGGCTCAACGGCGACCTGGCGCTGTTCCAGGCGCTGTCGTCGCTGCTGCTCGACAGCCCCGACCGGGCGTTCGTCGAGCAGCACACGCACGGGTTCGAGGCGTGGGCGGAGCACATCCGCGGCCTCGACTGGGACCGGGTCCTCGCCGCGACCGGCCTGACCCGGGCCGAGGTCGAGGAGACGGCCGCCGACGTCCGCGCGGCCGGCTCGGTGGTCGTCTGCTGGGCCATGGGCCTGACCCAGCACCGCAACTCGGTTGCGACGATCCGCGAGGTGGTCAACTTCCTGCTGCTGCGCGGCAACGTGGGCCGGCCGGGGGCGGGGGTGTGTCCGGTGCGCGGCCACTCCAACGTGCAGGGCGACCGGACGATGGGCATCTACGAGAAGCCCTCGGCCGCCTTCCTCGACGCGCTCGGCGAGGAGTTCGGCTTCGAGCCGCCGCGCCGCCACGGTCTCGACACGGTCGAGGCGATCCGGGCCATGCGCGACGGCGGCGTGAAGGTCTTCTTCGGCATGGGCGGCAACTTCGTCCGGGCGACCCCCGACAGCGCGGTGACCGAGGCGGCGCTGCGCCGTACCCGGCTGACCGTGCAGGTGTCCACCAAGCTCAACCGGTCGCACGCGGTGTGCGGCGAGGAGGCGCTGATCCTGCCGACCCTGGGCCGCACCGAGCGCGACCCCGGCGGCTACGTGACGGTCGAGGACTCGATGGGGCTCGTGCACGCCTCGCGGGGCAGGCTCAAGCCGGCCTCGCCGCACCTGCTGCCCGAGGTGGCCATCGTCTGCCGGCTGGCACGGGCGGTCTTCGGCGACGACCCGCACGTGCCATGGGCGGAGTTCGAGCACGACTACGGCGCGATCAGGGATCGGATCGAGCGGGTGATCCCCGGGTTCGAGGACTTCAACGCGCGGGCGCCGGGCGGGTTCGCGCTGCCGAACGCGCCGCGCGACGAGCGCCGCTTCCCTACCGCCACCGGCCGCGCCAACTTCACCGTCAACGAGCTGGAGGTGCTCAGCGTCCCGCCGGGCAGGCTGCTGCTGCAGACGGTCCGCAGCCACGACCAGTACAACACCACCGTGTACGGCCTCGACGACCGCTACCGGGGGGTGAAGGCGGGTCGCAGGGTGGTGTTCGTGCACCCGGACGACCTGGCCGAGCGCGGCCTGGCCGACGGTGAGGTGGTGGACCTGGTCAGCGAGTGGCCCGACGGGGAGCGCACGGCCGAGGGGTTCAGGGTGATCTCCTACCCCACGGCCAGGGGCTGCTGCGCGGCCTACTTCCCGGAGACGAACGTGCTGGTGCCGCTCGACTCGGTGGCCGAGACGTCCAACACCCCGACGTCGAAGAGCGTGGTGATCCGGCTGGTCAGGGCTGACCCGCGTACCCCAGGCGGCGGCTGA
- a CDS encoding S-(hydroxymethyl)mycothiol dehydrogenase, with translation MAHEVRGVVATGKGKPVGLETVLVPDPGPGEALVKVQACGVCHTDLHYREGGINDDFPFLLGHEAAGVVEAVGPDVTGVAPGDFVVLNWRAVCGSCRACLRGRPQYCFATHNATQKMTLADGTPLSPALGIGAFAEKTLVAAGQCTKVDPAASPAAAGLLGCGVMAGLGAAVNTGAVGRGDSVAVIGCGGVGNAAIAGARLAGASRIIAVDVDDRKLEWARGFGATDTVNSRESDPVEAIRDLTGGFGADVVIEAVGRPETYRQAFYARDLAGTVVLVGVPTPEMTLELPLLDVFGRGGSLKSSWYGDCLPSRDFPMLVDLFLQGRFDLDAFVTETIRLDQVEEAFAKMHRGEVLRSVVVL, from the coding sequence ATGGCTCATGAAGTACGCGGCGTCGTCGCCACGGGCAAGGGCAAGCCGGTCGGACTGGAGACCGTCCTGGTGCCGGACCCCGGGCCGGGCGAGGCCCTGGTCAAGGTGCAGGCGTGCGGCGTCTGCCACACCGACCTGCACTACCGCGAGGGCGGCATCAACGACGACTTCCCGTTCCTGCTCGGCCACGAGGCCGCCGGAGTGGTCGAGGCCGTCGGTCCGGACGTCACCGGCGTCGCGCCGGGCGACTTCGTCGTCCTCAACTGGCGGGCGGTGTGCGGGTCCTGCCGCGCCTGCCTGCGGGGCCGCCCGCAGTACTGTTTCGCCACCCACAACGCCACCCAGAAGATGACCCTGGCGGACGGCACGCCGCTCAGCCCGGCGCTGGGCATCGGCGCGTTCGCCGAGAAGACGCTGGTGGCGGCCGGCCAGTGCACCAAGGTGGACCCGGCCGCCAGCCCGGCCGCCGCGGGGCTGCTCGGCTGCGGCGTGATGGCCGGGCTCGGCGCGGCCGTGAACACCGGCGCCGTCGGCCGCGGCGACTCGGTCGCGGTCATCGGCTGCGGCGGCGTCGGCAACGCGGCCATCGCCGGGGCGAGGCTGGCGGGCGCCTCCAGGATCATCGCGGTGGACGTGGACGACCGCAAGCTGGAGTGGGCGCGCGGCTTCGGTGCCACCGACACGGTCAACTCCCGTGAGAGCGACCCGGTCGAGGCGATCCGCGACCTCACCGGCGGGTTCGGGGCCGACGTGGTCATCGAGGCCGTCGGCCGGCCCGAGACCTACCGGCAGGCCTTCTACGCCCGCGACCTGGCGGGCACGGTCGTGCTGGTGGGGGTGCCGACGCCGGAGATGACGCTGGAGCTGCCGCTGCTCGACGTGTTCGGCCGGGGCGGCTCGCTGAAGTCGTCCTGGTACGGCGACTGCCTGCCGAGCCGCGACTTCCCGATGCTCGTCGACCTGTTCCTGCAGGGCCGTTTCGACCTCGACGCGTTCGTCACCGAGACGATCCGGCTCGACCAGGTCGAGGAGGCGTTCGCCAAGATGCACCGCGGCGAGGTGCTGCGGTCGGTGGTGGTGCTGTGA
- a CDS encoding bifunctional polysaccharide deacetylase/glycosyltransferase family 2 protein, which produces MNGHAGDGGRARPPAPVPAWQDPSPPPAPPPVSPPAPGVVAKAADPRGHWFMLAVAMLLVAAALVLNGYVTNVVGETHAQAVPTADRPTPEVAKARRDGPVLNLTGGEPSSARPAARTIALTFDDGPDPAWTPQVLDALKKHGAKATFFTVGSKVAKHPELARRIVAEGHELGNHTYAHADLASVPGWRLRLELSLTQKALAGATGLHTTLARPPYSATPEALTVPQWESLKALGAEGYLVVLTDLDTKDWGRPGTGKIVTSSRPARGRGAIVMMHDSGGDRRQTVEAVGLVLEDAARRGYQAVTVSRALGMPSAHSRADGVDRFAGSALNFAQRAAETVTGGLSWVLFAAGALTLARLVFFAVLAWVHARRTRGGRRRKGRAPTWPAPPPVTVIVPAYNEEAGIQATVLSLVETTYQGDLEILVVDDGSTDRTAELAAELGHPRVRVIRRPNGGKPAALNTGLMQARHELVVMVDGDTVFEPATIGNLVRQLADPAVGAVSGNTKVGNRRGMIGRWQHIEYVIGFNLDRRAFELLDCMATVPGAIGAFRRSALLALGGVSTDTLAEDTDLTMALCRAGWRVVYEEKALAWTEAPTSLGQLWKQRYRWCYGTLQAMWKHRRAVLERGPFGRRCLGYLTLFQVLLPLLAPVVDLMALYSTAVGDPLPVVAVWAGFVMVQALTGWYALRLDGERASALWVLPLQQFVYRQLMYLVVIQSLATAVLGVRLRWHTVRREGTFGGPARLTSPLAD; this is translated from the coding sequence GTGAACGGCCACGCCGGCGACGGAGGACGAGCCCGGCCTCCCGCGCCGGTGCCCGCCTGGCAGGACCCCAGCCCGCCGCCCGCCCCGCCGCCCGTCTCGCCGCCCGCCCCCGGGGTCGTCGCGAAGGCGGCCGACCCCCGAGGCCACTGGTTCATGCTCGCCGTCGCGATGCTGCTGGTCGCCGCGGCACTCGTGCTGAACGGCTACGTGACCAACGTCGTCGGGGAGACCCACGCCCAGGCGGTCCCCACGGCCGATCGTCCCACTCCCGAGGTGGCGAAGGCGCGGCGGGACGGTCCTGTGCTCAACCTGACGGGTGGCGAGCCCTCCAGCGCACGACCTGCCGCCAGGACGATCGCCCTGACGTTCGACGACGGCCCCGATCCGGCCTGGACCCCCCAGGTGCTGGACGCGCTCAAGAAGCACGGCGCCAAGGCGACTTTCTTCACCGTCGGCTCCAAGGTCGCCAAGCACCCGGAGCTGGCGCGGCGGATCGTCGCCGAGGGGCACGAGCTGGGCAACCACACCTACGCGCACGCCGACCTGGCCTCGGTGCCCGGCTGGCGGCTCCGGCTCGAACTGTCGCTGACGCAGAAGGCGCTGGCCGGAGCGACGGGGCTGCACACGACGCTGGCCCGGCCTCCGTACTCCGCCACGCCCGAGGCCCTCACCGTCCCGCAGTGGGAGAGCCTCAAGGCTCTGGGCGCCGAGGGCTACCTCGTGGTGCTGACCGACCTCGACACCAAGGACTGGGGACGTCCCGGCACCGGGAAGATCGTGACGTCGTCGCGGCCGGCCAGGGGTCGTGGCGCGATCGTCATGATGCACGACTCGGGTGGCGACCGGCGCCAGACCGTGGAGGCGGTCGGCCTCGTGCTGGAGGACGCGGCCCGCAGGGGCTACCAGGCGGTCACGGTGTCGCGGGCGCTCGGCATGCCCTCGGCCCACAGCCGGGCCGACGGCGTGGACCGGTTCGCCGGGTCCGCGCTCAACTTCGCCCAGCGCGCCGCCGAGACGGTCACCGGGGGCCTGTCCTGGGTGCTGTTCGCCGCGGGGGCGCTCACCCTGGCCCGGCTCGTGTTCTTCGCCGTGCTCGCATGGGTGCACGCCCGCCGCACGCGGGGCGGCAGGCGGCGCAAGGGCCGCGCGCCCACCTGGCCGGCACCGCCGCCCGTCACGGTCATCGTCCCCGCCTACAACGAGGAGGCCGGGATCCAGGCGACCGTCCTCTCCCTGGTGGAGACCACCTACCAGGGGGACCTGGAGATCCTGGTCGTCGACGACGGCTCCACCGACCGCACCGCCGAACTGGCCGCTGAGCTGGGCCATCCCCGCGTTCGGGTGATCCGCCGCCCCAACGGCGGCAAGCCCGCCGCGCTCAACACCGGCCTCATGCAGGCCAGGCACGAGCTGGTCGTCATGGTGGACGGCGACACCGTCTTCGAACCCGCCACCATCGGCAACCTGGTGCGCCAGCTCGCCGACCCGGCGGTCGGCGCGGTGAGCGGCAACACCAAGGTCGGCAACCGGCGCGGCATGATCGGGCGCTGGCAGCACATCGAGTACGTCATCGGGTTCAACCTCGACCGGCGCGCCTTCGAGCTGCTCGACTGCATGGCGACCGTGCCCGGCGCGATCGGGGCGTTCCGGCGGTCGGCGCTGCTCGCGCTGGGCGGGGTCAGCACCGACACCCTGGCCGAGGACACCGACCTGACGATGGCGTTGTGCCGGGCCGGATGGCGGGTGGTCTACGAGGAGAAGGCACTCGCCTGGACGGAGGCGCCGACCTCGCTCGGCCAGCTGTGGAAGCAACGCTACCGCTGGTGCTACGGCACCCTCCAGGCGATGTGGAAGCACCGGCGCGCCGTGCTCGAACGCGGTCCGTTCGGTCGCCGCTGCCTCGGTTACCTCACGCTGTTCCAGGTGCTGCTGCCCCTGCTGGCACCCGTCGTGGACCTGATGGCGCTCTACAGCACGGCCGTGGGCGACCCGCTGCCGGTCGTGGCCGTCTGGGCGGGGTTCGTCATGGTCCAGGCGCTGACCGGCTGGTACGCGCTCCGCCTGGACGGCGAGCGGGCATCCGCGCTGTGGGTGCTGCCGTTGCAGCAGTTCGTCTACCGCCAGCTCATGTACCTGGTGGTGATCCAGTCGCTGGCCACGGCGGTGCTGGGCGTTCGGCTGCGCTGGCACACCGTCCGCCGCGAGGGCACGTTCGGCGGACCCGCCCGGCTGACGAGCCCGCTCGCTGACTGA
- a CDS encoding SCO4226 family nickel-binding protein, whose amino-acid sequence MTKFMDVHRGMVGITAEQLHEAHDADLAIQAEEGVTFEQAWADPEDGVVYCLSEAPNAEAVQRIHQRSGHPADEIHPVPLVV is encoded by the coding sequence ATGACCAAGTTCATGGACGTCCACCGAGGCATGGTGGGCATCACCGCCGAGCAACTCCACGAGGCGCACGACGCCGATCTCGCGATCCAGGCGGAGGAGGGCGTGACCTTCGAGCAGGCCTGGGCCGATCCGGAGGACGGCGTCGTCTACTGCCTGTCGGAGGCGCCGAACGCCGAGGCGGTCCAGCGGATCCATCAGCGGTCCGGCCACCCGGCCGACGAGATCCACCCCGTACCGCTCGTCGTCTGA
- a CDS encoding aromatic ring-hydroxylating oxygenase subunit alpha encodes MTTTTTSSVIPTLPGRYYTDPDLFALEQQNIFEAMWFCAVRSSDLPKPGAFRTVQVGAESILITRARDGSARAFYNVCRHRGATLCTEESGEVKRAFQCPYHAWTYDLDGKLVAAPNLTKMADLDRVHYGLVKVHVREWLGYVWVCLADEPPSFEQDVQGAVAERLGAVELIDNYDVANLQVGRRIVYDVKANWKLIVENFMECYHCATIHPELTEVLPEFADGYAAQYFVGHGAEFGEEVKGFTVDGSAGLDRIPGVSEEQDRRYYAITIKPQVFINLVPDHVILHRMFPLAVDRTVVECDWLYLPDVVASGKDLDKSVELFHRVNEQDFEACERCQPAMSSRTYREGGVLVPSEHHIGAFHEWVQERIG; translated from the coding sequence GTGACCACCACCACGACCTCCAGCGTCATCCCCACCCTGCCGGGCCGCTACTACACCGACCCCGACCTGTTCGCGCTGGAGCAGCAGAACATCTTCGAGGCGATGTGGTTCTGCGCGGTCCGCTCGTCCGACCTGCCGAAGCCCGGCGCGTTCCGGACGGTCCAGGTCGGCGCCGAGAGCATCCTGATCACGCGGGCCCGCGACGGGTCGGCCCGCGCCTTCTACAACGTGTGCCGGCACCGCGGCGCCACCCTGTGCACGGAGGAGTCGGGCGAGGTCAAGCGAGCCTTCCAGTGCCCGTACCACGCCTGGACGTACGACCTCGACGGCAAGCTGGTCGCGGCGCCCAACCTGACCAAGATGGCCGACCTGGACCGGGTTCACTACGGCCTGGTCAAGGTGCACGTGCGTGAGTGGCTCGGCTACGTGTGGGTGTGCCTGGCCGACGAGCCGCCGTCGTTCGAGCAGGACGTGCAGGGCGCGGTGGCCGAACGGCTGGGCGCGGTCGAGCTGATCGACAACTATGACGTGGCCAACCTGCAGGTGGGCCGGCGGATCGTCTACGACGTCAAGGCCAACTGGAAGCTCATCGTCGAGAACTTCATGGAGTGCTACCACTGCGCGACCATCCACCCCGAGCTGACCGAGGTGCTGCCGGAGTTCGCCGACGGCTACGCGGCGCAGTACTTCGTCGGCCACGGCGCGGAGTTCGGCGAGGAGGTCAAGGGCTTCACGGTGGACGGCTCGGCCGGGCTGGACCGCATCCCGGGCGTGAGCGAGGAGCAGGACCGGCGCTACTACGCCATCACGATCAAGCCGCAGGTCTTCATCAACCTCGTCCCCGACCACGTTATCCTGCACCGCATGTTCCCCCTCGCCGTTGATCGCACGGTCGTCGAGTGCGACTGGCTCTACCTGCCCGACGTGGTGGCGAGCGGCAAGGATCTGGACAAGTCGGTGGAGCTGTTCCACCGGGTCAACGAGCAGGACTTCGAGGCGTGCGAGCGCTGCCAGCCGGCGATGAGCTCGCGGACCTACCGGGAGGGCGGCGTGCTGGTGCCGAGCGAGCACCACATCGGCGCCTTCCACGAGTGGGTCCAGGAACGGATCGGGTGA
- a CDS encoding IclR family transcriptional regulator — protein MSNDSGSGGVQSVDRAISVLEILSRRGEAGVSEVAAEIDVHKSTAFRLLGALEARGLVEQAEDRGKYRLGFGIIRLAGGVSTQMDIIGRARPVCQRLAEEVGETVNIAVLRSAHAVNLDQVRGPSAVTAYNWVGQITPLHATSSGKALVAHQDARERERLLAVGELESFTPKTITDLDALELQFAETRRTGYAFCLEELEEGLNAMAAPIRSYHGEVVAAVSASGPAYRFSAERMHELAPLLIRGAEEISRRLGYAGQP, from the coding sequence ATGAGCAACGATTCGGGCAGTGGAGGCGTGCAGTCCGTCGACCGGGCCATCAGCGTGCTGGAGATCCTGTCCCGGCGCGGCGAGGCCGGCGTGAGCGAGGTCGCAGCCGAGATCGACGTGCACAAGTCGACCGCCTTCCGGCTGCTCGGCGCGCTGGAGGCGCGCGGCCTGGTGGAGCAGGCCGAGGACCGCGGCAAGTACCGCCTCGGGTTCGGCATCATCCGCCTGGCCGGCGGCGTCAGCACGCAGATGGACATCATCGGCCGCGCCCGGCCGGTCTGCCAGCGGCTGGCCGAGGAGGTCGGCGAGACGGTCAACATCGCCGTGCTGCGCTCCGCCCACGCGGTCAACCTCGACCAGGTACGCGGCCCCTCGGCCGTCACGGCGTACAACTGGGTCGGCCAGATCACCCCGCTGCACGCCACCTCCAGCGGCAAGGCGCTGGTCGCCCACCAGGACGCGCGCGAGCGCGAGCGGCTGCTCGCCGTGGGCGAGCTGGAGAGCTTCACGCCCAAGACGATCACCGACCTCGACGCGCTGGAGCTGCAGTTCGCCGAGACGCGCCGCACGGGCTACGCCTTCTGCCTGGAGGAGCTGGAGGAGGGGCTGAACGCGATGGCCGCGCCCATCCGCTCCTACCACGGCGAGGTCGTCGCCGCCGTCAGCGCCTCCGGCCCGGCCTACCGCTTCAGCGCCGAGCGCATGCACGAGCTCGCCCCCCTCCTGATCAGGGGCGCCGAGGAGATCAGCCGCCGCCTGGGGTACGCGGGTCAGCCCTGA